From a region of the Zingiber officinale cultivar Zhangliang chromosome 4B, Zo_v1.1, whole genome shotgun sequence genome:
- the LOC121978162 gene encoding protein CUP-SHAPED COTYLEDON 3-like — MDLRDIESTLPPGFRFHPSDEELVCHYLYNKVTKQRSLEGTTMVEVDLHTREPWELPDVAELSTNEWYFFSFCDRKYTTGSRANRATKSGYWKATGKDREISDPRTHAMVGMRKTLVFYRGRAPSGIKTLWVMHEFRLETPPSLRKEGAWVLCRVFHKRKRESIDQLHDNATTTEASYSSSPTLTIRSPPSLVDLPMQIEQEENVSSNPFTSMLLLDCNSLDHYTMGNMESIITSPRSCEGNELGFLLDLGFDHGTVGGDGRC; from the exons ATGGACCTGAGAGATATAGAATCCACTCTGCCTCCAGGTTTCAGGTTCCATCCAAGTGATGAGGAACTGGTGTGCCACTATCTCTACAACAAGGTGACCAAACAAAGAAGCTTGGAAGGGACGACAATGGTGGAGGTGGATTTGCACACCCGCGAGCCATGGGAACTTCCAG ATGTTGCCGAGCTGAGTACCAACGAGTGGTACTTCTTCAGCTTCTGTGACCGCAAATACACGACTGGATCACGCGCGAACCGAGCGACCAAATCTGGTTACTGGAAGGCTACTGGAAAAGATAGGGAAATCAGTGATCCAAGGACTCACGCAATGGTAGGGATGAGAAAGACGTTGGTGTTCTATAGAGGCAGAGCTCCTAGTGGCATCAAGACTCTGTGGGTCATGCATGAGTTCAGACTGGAGACCCCTCCTTCACTCCGTAAG GAGGGGGCCTGGGTTCTATGCAGAGTTTTCCACAAAAGAAAACGGGAGAGCATAGACCAGCTGCATGACAACGCTACTACCACGGAAGCTTCTTATTCCTCTTCTCCCACATTAACAATTAGGTCACCTCCTTCTCTAGTGGACCTACCCATGCAAATCGAACAGGAAGAAAATGTCAGCTCAAACCCCTTCACGAGCATGCTACTTCTCGACTGCAACTCTCTTGATCACTACACGATGGGGAATATGGAGAGTATTATTACGAGCCCAAGGTCTTGTGAGGGTAATGAGCTTGGATTCTTACTGGATTTAGGGTTTGATCATGGTACAGTTGGTGGAGATGGAAG ATGTTAA